Proteins found in one Triticum aestivum cultivar Chinese Spring chromosome 4D, IWGSC CS RefSeq v2.1, whole genome shotgun sequence genomic segment:
- the LOC123097515 gene encoding bidirectional sugar transporter SWEET16 — protein MADPSFFVGIVGNIISILVFTSPIATFRRVVRNKSTEEFRWLPYVTTLLCTSLWAFYGLLKPSGLLIITVNAAGAALQATYVALYLAYAPRDTKVKMAKVVVGVNICFFAAVVVVGLVALHGAVRLFAVGVLCSALTIAMYAAPMAAMRTVVKTRSVEYMPFSLSFFLFLNGGIWSVYSLLVKDYFIGIPNAMGFVMGTAQLALYMAYQNKKKLAALKEEDEEKGVVHLMGQVELGQAKVPSLKKGLSLPMPSSLPSPLHGFGNLIKALSATPLELQSVLNQHERVGDDDDDGHAYSSK, from the exons ATGGCCGATCCAAGCTTCTTCGTCGGAATCGTTG GGAACATAATCTCCATACTCGTCTTCACATCTCCAAT TGCGACCTTCCGGAGGGTCGTGCGGAACAAGAGCACGGAGGAGTTCCGGTGGCTGCCGTACGTCACCACCCTCCTCTGCACCTCCCTCTGGGCCTTCTATGGCCTCCTCAAGCCCAGCGGCCtcctcatcatcaccgtcaacgcCGCCGGCGCCGCTCTACAGGCCACCTACGTCGCCCTCTACCTCGCCTATGCCCCCAGGGACACCAAG gtgaagatggcgaagGTGGTGGTGGGCGTGAACATCTGCTTCTTTGCCGCGGTCGTCGTGGTGGGGCTGGTGGCGCTGCACGGCGCCGTCCGGCTGTTCGCGGTGGGGGTTCTCTGCTCCGCTCTCACCATCGCAATGTATGCTGCACCCATGGCCGCAATG AGGACAGTGGTGAAGACCCGGAGCGTGGAGTACATGCCCTTCTCCCtgtccttcttcctcttcctcaacgGCGGCATCTGGAGCGTCTACTCCCTGCTCGTTAAGGACTACTTCATCGGG ATCCCCAATGCCATGGGTTTTGTGATGGGCACGGCGCAGCTGGCGCTCTACATGGCGTACCAGAACAAGAAGAAGCTCGCGGCGctcaaggaggaggacgaggagaaagGGGTGGTGCACCTGATGGGCCAGGTAGAGTTGGGCCAGGCCAAGGTCCCGTCGTTGAAGAAGGGGTTGAGCCTGCCGATGCCCTCGTCCCTGCCGTCGCCGTTGCACGGGTTTGGCAACCTCATCAAGGCCTTGTCCGCCACCCCCTTGGAGCTGCAGTCTGTCTTGAACCAGCACGAGCGCGTcggtgacgacgacgacgacgggcatGCCTACTCGTCCAAGTGA